A portion of the Blastochloris tepida genome contains these proteins:
- a CDS encoding type II toxin-antitoxin system PemK/MazF family toxin: MVIVLPGDYGKPRPALVVQSDLFAELPSVVICPLTTTLRDDADLFRLQVEPTPRNGLREPSQVAIDKITVVPVSKIGAAIGEADDTLLVRINRALALFLGIA; this comes from the coding sequence GTGGTGATCGTTCTGCCGGGGGATTACGGCAAGCCGCGCCCCGCACTCGTGGTGCAGAGCGATCTCTTCGCCGAACTGCCGTCCGTCGTGATCTGCCCTTTGACGACCACGCTTCGCGACGACGCGGATCTGTTCCGGCTTCAGGTCGAGCCCACGCCGCGCAACGGTCTCCGTGAGCCTTCGCAAGTGGCCATCGACAAGATCACCGTCGTTCCGGTTTCGAAGATCGGAGCGGCGATCGGCGAAGCTGACGATACCCTGCTCGTGCGCATCAACCGGGCGCTCGCTTTGTTTCTCGGCATTGCCTGA
- a CDS encoding RDD family protein, producing MALKRPHKFDPDAEPELFQGVLARRMVAFLVDVCIVLAPMIVLWVMFAILGVLTLGLGWMLFWLIGPAALGWALLYTATTLGGPYSATVGMRMHGLEMRTWYGAPVYPLLACVRLLVFFIVVSVLTPAVLLLGLFNGRRRLLHDFICGTVVINTVPRSVELVIRR from the coding sequence ATGGCGCTGAAGCGACCGCACAAGTTCGATCCCGATGCCGAGCCGGAGCTGTTCCAGGGCGTGCTGGCACGCCGGATGGTCGCCTTCCTGGTCGATGTCTGCATCGTCCTGGCGCCGATGATCGTGCTGTGGGTGATGTTCGCCATCCTCGGCGTGCTGACCCTCGGCCTTGGCTGGATGCTGTTCTGGCTGATTGGCCCGGCGGCGCTGGGCTGGGCTTTGCTCTACACCGCGACCACGCTCGGCGGGCCCTATTCCGCCACGGTCGGCATGCGCATGCACGGGCTGGAGATGCGCACCTGGTATGGCGCGCCGGTCTATCCGCTGCTCGCCTGCGTGCGCCTTCTGGTGTTCTTCATCGTGGTGTCGGTGCTGACGCCGGCCGTGCTGCTGCTGGGGCTGTTCAACGGCCGCCGCCGGCTGCTGCACGACTTCATCTGCGGCACGGTGGTAATCAACACGGTGCCGCGCTCGGTGGAGCTGGTGATCCGGCGCTGA
- a CDS encoding SUF system Fe-S cluster assembly protein, with translation MNENNSNQDVVAPVDAAGTGGAIPPNEIARLTDDIVQALKSVYDPEIPADIYELGLIYKVDIADDRMVHVEMTLTTPNCPSAAELPIMVETAVAMVPGVAGAKVEVVWDPPWDQSRMSEEARVALNLW, from the coding sequence ATGAACGAGAATAATTCCAATCAGGACGTTGTCGCTCCGGTGGACGCCGCAGGCACGGGCGGCGCGATCCCGCCGAACGAGATCGCACGCCTGACCGACGACATCGTGCAGGCGCTGAAAAGCGTCTACGATCCCGAGATTCCGGCGGACATTTATGAGCTCGGCCTGATCTACAAGGTCGACATCGCCGACGACCGCATGGTGCATGTCGAGATGACGCTCACCACGCCGAACTGCCCGTCGGCCGCCGAGCTTCCCATCATGGTGGAGACCGCGGTGGCGATGGTGCCGGGGGTTGCGGGCGCCAAGGTCGAGGTGGTTTGGGATCCGCCGTGGGATCAGAGCCGGATGTCCGAAGAGGCGCGGGTCGCGCTCAATCTTTGGTGA
- a CDS encoding cysteine desulfurase: protein MDATAIGRSEVSRYDIAKVRADFPILSREVYGKPLVYLDNAASAQKPRQVLDRMRLAYETEYANVHRGMHFLANAATEAYEGARETVRAFLNARSTDEIIFVRNATEAINLVAASFGGMVLGEGDEVVLSIMEHHSNIVPWHFHRERRGAVLKWAPVDDDGNFLLDEFEKLLTPKTRIVAITHMSNALGTIVPVKEVVRIAHARGIPVLVDGSQGAVHLPVDVQDIDADFYVITGHKLYGPSGIGALYAKREHLERMPPFLGGGEMIRTVTEDAVTYGDPPYKFEAGTPSIVPAIGLGAALDYIKAVGPEAIRAHESDLVAYATERLSRINSLRIFGTARDKGAIVSFELKNAHAHDVATVIDRSGIAVRAGTHCTMPLLARFGVTATCRASFALYNTREEVDKLTDALTRAEALFA from the coding sequence ATGGATGCGACGGCGATCGGCCGTTCCGAGGTTTCGCGCTACGACATCGCGAAGGTGAGGGCGGATTTCCCCATCCTGTCCCGTGAGGTCTACGGCAAGCCGCTGGTCTATCTCGACAATGCCGCCTCGGCCCAGAAGCCGCGGCAGGTGCTGGACCGCATGCGGCTGGCGTACGAGACCGAATACGCCAATGTCCACCGCGGCATGCACTTCCTCGCCAATGCCGCGACCGAGGCTTACGAGGGCGCGCGCGAGACGGTGCGCGCCTTCCTCAATGCCCGCTCGACCGACGAGATCATCTTCGTGCGCAACGCCACCGAGGCGATCAACCTCGTTGCGGCCTCGTTCGGCGGCATGGTGCTGGGCGAGGGCGACGAGGTGGTGCTGTCGATCATGGAGCACCATTCCAACATCGTGCCCTGGCACTTCCACCGCGAGCGCCGCGGAGCGGTGCTGAAATGGGCGCCGGTCGACGATGACGGCAACTTCCTCCTCGACGAATTCGAGAAGCTGCTGACGCCGAAGACCAGGATTGTCGCCATCACCCACATGTCGAACGCGCTCGGCACCATCGTGCCGGTCAAGGAGGTGGTGCGCATCGCCCACGCCCGCGGCATTCCGGTGCTGGTGGATGGCAGCCAGGGCGCGGTGCATCTGCCGGTCGACGTGCAGGACATCGACGCCGACTTCTACGTCATCACCGGCCACAAGCTCTATGGGCCGTCCGGCATCGGCGCGCTCTACGCCAAGCGCGAGCATCTGGAGCGGATGCCGCCGTTCCTGGGTGGCGGCGAGATGATCCGCACCGTCACCGAGGACGCCGTGACCTATGGCGATCCGCCCTACAAGTTCGAGGCCGGCACGCCCTCGATCGTGCCGGCGATCGGGCTCGGCGCGGCGCTGGACTATATCAAGGCAGTCGGGCCCGAGGCGATCCGCGCCCATGAGAGCGATCTCGTCGCCTATGCGACCGAGCGGCTGTCGCGCATCAATTCGCTGCGCATCTTCGGCACCGCGCGCGACAAGGGCGCGATCGTCTCCTTCGAGTTGAAGAATGCTCACGCTCACGATGTCGCGACCGTGATCGACCGTTCCGGTATCGCGGTACGTGCAGGAACGCACTGCACGATGCCGCTTCTCGCGCGCTTCGGAGTAACGGCGACGTGCCGTGCTTCATTTGCACTGTACAACACGCGCGAAGAGGTCGATAAACTGACAGATGCTCTCACAAGAGCCGAGGCTCTGTTTGCATGA
- a CDS encoding DEAD/DEAH box helicase, with the protein MSFDTLGLSDKVLAAVQAAGYTTPTPIQEQAIPHVLARKDVLGIAQTGTGKTAAFTLPMLTMLEKGRAKARMPRTLILEPTRELAAQVEEEFSKYGQHHKINMALLIGGVSFDDQDAKLSRGVDVLIATPGRLLDHFERGKLLLSGIEILVIDEADRMLDMGFIPDIERICRLIPMTRQTLFFSATMPSEIQRLADTFLHQPARVEVAKQATAAATVTQQLVATGSESHEKRDVLRGLIREAEGLKNAIVFCNRKREVAVLWRSLVKHGFNATALHGDMDQRARIASLDSFRAGETTILVASDVAARGLDIPEVSHVFNYDVPHHAEDYIHRIGRTGRAGRSGTAVTLVSPADTRSLAAIEKLTGVSIPWISTPVAADAEDRPARSERSRGGSRRSRGSSAPRGRQESGRQESGRQEGARQEVARQEVARQDGERPERKRPENKRPETRRPESRPAAEAKPANIAGRSRRPHAVDEADENLFLPAFLLRPTRIKAE; encoded by the coding sequence ATGTCCTTTGATACCCTTGGCCTGAGCGACAAGGTTCTCGCAGCCGTGCAGGCGGCGGGCTACACCACGCCGACCCCGATCCAGGAACAGGCCATTCCCCACGTGCTGGCCCGCAAGGACGTGCTCGGCATCGCCCAGACCGGCACCGGCAAGACCGCGGCCTTCACGCTGCCGATGCTGACCATGCTGGAAAAGGGCCGCGCCAAGGCCCGCATGCCACGCACCCTGATCCTGGAGCCGACGCGCGAGCTCGCCGCCCAGGTGGAGGAAGAGTTCAGCAAATACGGCCAGCACCACAAGATCAACATGGCGCTGCTGATCGGCGGCGTGTCGTTCGATGACCAGGACGCGAAGCTGTCGCGCGGCGTCGACGTGCTGATCGCCACCCCCGGCCGCCTGCTCGACCATTTCGAGCGCGGCAAGCTGCTGCTCTCCGGCATCGAGATCCTGGTGATCGACGAGGCCGACCGCATGCTCGACATGGGGTTCATCCCCGATATCGAGCGCATCTGCCGGCTGATCCCGATGACGCGCCAGACGCTGTTCTTCTCGGCGACCATGCCGTCGGAAATCCAGCGCCTTGCCGACACCTTCCTGCACCAGCCGGCGCGGGTCGAGGTGGCCAAGCAGGCCACCGCGGCGGCCACCGTCACCCAGCAGCTCGTCGCCACCGGCTCGGAGTCGCACGAGAAGCGCGATGTGCTGCGCGGCCTGATCCGCGAGGCCGAGGGGTTGAAGAACGCCATCGTGTTCTGCAACCGCAAGCGGGAAGTGGCGGTGCTGTGGCGCTCGCTGGTCAAGCACGGCTTCAACGCCACCGCGCTGCACGGCGACATGGACCAGCGGGCCCGCATCGCGTCGCTGGACTCGTTCCGCGCGGGCGAAACCACCATCCTGGTCGCCTCCGACGTGGCGGCCCGCGGCCTCGACATTCCCGAAGTCAGTCACGTCTTCAATTACGACGTGCCCCACCACGCCGAGGACTACATCCACCGCATCGGCCGTACCGGCCGCGCCGGCCGTTCGGGCACGGCGGTGACGCTGGTCAGCCCCGCCGACACCCGCTCGCTTGCCGCGATCGAGAAGCTCACCGGCGTGTCGATCCCCTGGATCAGCACGCCGGTGGCGGCAGACGCGGAGGACCGTCCCGCCCGCAGCGAGCGCAGCCGGGGCGGCAGCCGCCGCAGCCGGGGCAGTTCGGCACCGCGCGGCCGCCAGGAAAGTGGGCGCCAGGAGAGTGGGCGTCAGGAAGGTGCGCGCCAAGAGGTTGCAAGGCAGGAGGTTGCGCGGCAGGACGGCGAGCGGCCGGAGCGCAAGCGCCCGGAAAACAAGCGCCCCGAGACCAGGCGGCCGGAAAGCCGGCCCGCTGCCGAAGCGAAGCCGGCAAACATCGCCGGGCGCTCGCGGCGGCCCCATGCCGTCGACGAAGCCGACGAAAACCTGTTCCTGCCGGCGTTTCTGCTTCGCCCGACGCGCATCAAGGCCGAATAG
- a CDS encoding MFS transporter — protein sequence MSLSGFSLPDFVPRWSAGEPEHARMLSIAAAIAAVTVVGFGLSLSIPLLTFELERRGISPTWIGLNTATAGIANILMAPLVPYLLRHFGVVKLLIGAGVAGAVSLLAFKLAGPFWLWFPLRFVAGGALCVVFVVSEFWINSAAPENRRGLVMGIYATMLAVGFAAGPVLLAVVGTTGLLPFAIGTVIMLLAMIPVVAAGPLVPTISATSQHSVGRFLLIAPTATLAALVFGAVETGSMSFLPLLGLRLGMNENAAALLLSAAMLGNVAFQIPIGWLSDRADRRLVLAGCGAAGAIGALAMTVVPSGWSFMALVFVWGGIVASLYTVGLAHLGSRYRGADLASANAAFIMLYSVGFTFGPPGLGAAMDAWSPWGFPVALAAALGLYTLVVVVRRKLHPQQP from the coding sequence ATGTCGCTGTCAGGCTTCTCGCTTCCGGACTTCGTTCCCCGCTGGTCGGCAGGCGAGCCGGAGCATGCCCGCATGCTGTCGATCGCCGCAGCGATCGCGGCGGTGACGGTGGTCGGGTTCGGCCTCAGCCTGTCGATCCCGCTCCTCACCTTCGAGCTGGAGCGGCGCGGCATCTCCCCGACCTGGATCGGCCTCAACACCGCGACGGCGGGGATCGCCAATATCCTGATGGCGCCGCTGGTGCCCTATCTGCTGCGCCATTTCGGGGTGGTGAAGCTCCTGATCGGCGCGGGCGTGGCGGGCGCGGTCTCGCTCCTGGCGTTCAAGCTCGCCGGGCCGTTCTGGCTGTGGTTTCCGCTGCGCTTCGTTGCCGGCGGCGCGCTGTGCGTGGTGTTCGTGGTCTCCGAATTCTGGATCAATTCGGCGGCGCCCGAGAACCGGCGCGGTCTGGTGATGGGCATCTACGCCACGATGCTGGCGGTGGGCTTCGCCGCCGGCCCCGTGCTGCTGGCGGTAGTCGGCACCACCGGCCTGCTGCCGTTTGCGATCGGCACGGTGATCATGCTGCTGGCGATGATCCCGGTGGTTGCCGCCGGGCCGCTGGTGCCGACCATCTCCGCCACCTCCCAGCATAGCGTCGGCCGCTTCCTGCTGATCGCGCCGACCGCGACGCTGGCCGCGCTGGTGTTCGGCGCGGTCGAGACCGGCTCGATGAGCTTCCTGCCGCTGCTCGGGCTGCGCCTCGGCATGAACGAGAACGCGGCGGCACTGCTGCTCTCGGCCGCCATGCTTGGCAATGTCGCCTTCCAGATTCCGATCGGCTGGCTGTCGGACCGTGCCGACCGCCGGCTGGTGCTCGCCGGCTGCGGGGCGGCGGGTGCGATCGGGGCACTGGCCATGACCGTGGTGCCCTCGGGATGGTCGTTCATGGCCCTGGTGTTCGTGTGGGGCGGCATCGTCGCCTCGCTCTACACGGTCGGCCTCGCCCATCTCGGCTCGCGCTACCGCGGCGCCGACCTCGCGTCCGCCAATGCAGCGTTCATCATGCTCTATTCGGTGGGCTTTACCTTCGGCCCGCCGGGGCTCGGCGCGGCGATGGACGCCTGGAGCCCGTGGGGCTTTCCGGTGGCGCTGGCCGCCGCGCTCGGCCTCTATACGCTGGTGGTGGTGGTGCGGCGGAAGCTCCACCCGCAGCAGCCGTAA
- a CDS encoding antitoxin MazE family protein, whose amino-acid sequence MRAAGLRPVQIWVPDTRAPDFAEKCRRQARAVAADDPAGDELMRFVAQIYELPE is encoded by the coding sequence ATGCGGGCTGCCGGGTTGCGGCCCGTGCAGATCTGGGTGCCGGATACCCGAGCGCCGGATTTCGCCGAAAAGTGCCGCCGACAGGCGCGCGCTGTGGCGGCGGATGATCCGGCGGGGGACGAGCTCATGCGCTTTGTCGCCCAAATCTATGAATTGCCAGAGTAA
- a CDS encoding cupin domain-containing protein has protein sequence MTGKPVINLADVPLKYIGNGKAFKARVGSFAHLIGSKGLGAMLHVVEPGEKAFPFHAHHLIHELFVILEGEGTYRFGDERFAVKAGDVCAAPTGGPEVAHQLINTGTTPLKYLGISNIAETEVVEYPDSKKFAVMSRFDWANPGGGGVRFVGRAETSLNYYDGEDT, from the coding sequence ATGACGGGGAAACCGGTGATCAACCTCGCCGACGTGCCGCTGAAGTACATCGGCAACGGCAAGGCGTTCAAGGCCAGGGTCGGCTCCTTCGCGCACCTCATCGGCTCGAAGGGGCTCGGCGCAATGCTGCATGTGGTCGAGCCGGGCGAGAAGGCGTTTCCGTTCCACGCGCACCATCTGATCCACGAGCTGTTCGTGATCCTGGAGGGCGAGGGCACCTATCGCTTCGGCGACGAGCGCTTCGCCGTGAAGGCCGGCGATGTCTGCGCCGCGCCGACCGGCGGACCCGAGGTCGCCCATCAGCTCATCAACACCGGCACCACGCCGCTCAAATATCTCGGCATCTCGAACATCGCCGAGACCGAAGTGGTCGAATATCCCGACTCGAAGAAATTCGCGGTGATGAGCCGCTTCGACTGGGCCAATCCGGGCGGCGGCGGTGTCCGCTTCGTCGGCCGCGCCGAAACAAGCCTCAATTATTACGACGGTGAAGACACATGA
- a CDS encoding sulfurtransferase TusA family protein, which translates to MTDAANVLDLEGLKCPLPVLRTRKALGRIAPGGRLVVRCTDPMSVIDIPHLCQETGDTLEGREEAGGVLVFTIRRQG; encoded by the coding sequence GTGACCGACGCCGCGAACGTGCTCGACCTCGAAGGGCTGAAATGCCCGCTGCCCGTGCTCAGAACGCGCAAGGCGCTGGGCCGCATCGCGCCGGGGGGGCGGCTCGTGGTGCGCTGCACCGATCCGATGTCGGTGATCGACATTCCGCACCTGTGCCAGGAAACCGGCGACACGCTCGAAGGTCGTGAGGAGGCCGGCGGGGTGCTCGTTTTCACCATCCGCCGCCAGGGATAG
- a CDS encoding GGDEF domain-containing protein: MDDPKDDFERSLAFADIAMGQMKALRQPAYPRNYEVWYTYATGQNLQLNAAVNEVLAKGSFCDQELGRIYEELLSPHRFTETIDQVGVRVMNKIGQVLAMVQIAAGDVTQYSESLADATNALVRAGADSESLHVIVESLVESTREMEARNRVLQDRLNDSNREISLLKQNLEAARTESLTDPLTTLANRKYLDMAITRLMADGAASGEPLSVLITDIDNFKKFNDTFGHLTGDQVLRLVAMAVKQNVKGQDVAARYGGEEFMVLLPRTTTQHAITVAEHIRKAVMGKELMKRSTGESLGRITISIGVATMRPGDTAASLIDRADSHLYAAKRAGRNRVSAETEAQPSPAKVA; this comes from the coding sequence ATGGACGACCCGAAGGACGATTTCGAACGGTCGCTCGCATTCGCGGATATCGCGATGGGGCAGATGAAGGCGTTGCGCCAGCCTGCCTATCCGCGCAACTACGAAGTCTGGTACACTTATGCCACAGGGCAGAACCTTCAGCTCAACGCTGCCGTAAACGAGGTTCTGGCAAAGGGCAGTTTCTGCGACCAGGAACTCGGCCGGATCTACGAGGAACTTCTTTCACCACACCGTTTCACCGAGACCATCGACCAGGTCGGGGTGCGGGTGATGAACAAGATCGGCCAAGTGCTGGCCATGGTGCAGATCGCCGCCGGCGACGTCACCCAGTATTCCGAATCGCTGGCCGACGCCACCAACGCGCTCGTGCGGGCCGGCGCCGACTCCGAAAGCCTGCACGTCATCGTCGAGAGTCTGGTGGAATCGACGCGCGAGATGGAAGCGCGCAACCGCGTCCTGCAGGACCGGCTTAACGATTCCAACCGTGAGATCTCGCTGCTCAAGCAGAACCTTGAGGCCGCCCGCACCGAATCCCTCACCGATCCGCTGACCACGCTCGCCAACCGCAAGTATCTCGACATGGCGATCACCCGCCTGATGGCGGACGGCGCCGCCAGCGGCGAGCCTTTGTCGGTGCTGATCACCGACATCGACAATTTCAAGAAGTTCAACGACACCTTCGGCCACCTGACCGGCGATCAGGTGCTGCGGCTGGTGGCCATGGCGGTGAAGCAGAACGTCAAGGGCCAGGACGTCGCGGCGCGCTATGGCGGCGAGGAGTTCATGGTGCTGCTGCCGCGCACCACCACGCAGCACGCCATCACCGTCGCCGAGCACATCCGCAAGGCGGTGATGGGCAAGGAGCTGATGAAGCGCTCGACCGGCGAAAGCCTCGGCCGCATCACCATCTCCATCGGCGTCGCGACGATGCGTCCCGGCGACACCGCCGCCTCACTGATCGACCGGGCGGACAGCCACCTCTATGCGGCCAAGCGCGCGGGCCGCAACCGCGTCTCGGCCGAGACCGAGGCGCAGCCCTCCCCGGCCAAGGTGGCGTGA
- the sufC gene encoding Fe-S cluster assembly ATPase SufC: MLEIRNLHAEVEDRKILNGLTLSVAPGEVAAIMGPNGSGKSTLSYVLSGKPGYTVTDGEVLLNGQSILDMPPDERAAKGVFLAFQYPMEVPGVATMTFLKTAMNAQRKHRGEPELTTPDFMKLVKAEADALFIKQEMLRRPVNVGFSGGEKKRNEILQMALLQPKLAILDETDSGLDIDALRIVSEGVNRLRRADRSFIVITHYQRLLNHIVPDTVHVMSKGRIVRSGGKELALELEANGYRDYQDAA, translated from the coding sequence ATACTCGAAATTCGCAACCTCCACGCCGAGGTCGAGGACCGCAAGATCCTCAACGGCCTCACGCTGAGCGTCGCCCCCGGCGAGGTTGCCGCCATCATGGGGCCGAATGGCTCGGGCAAGTCGACGCTGTCCTATGTGCTGTCGGGCAAGCCGGGCTACACCGTCACCGACGGCGAGGTGCTGCTGAACGGCCAGAGCATTCTCGACATGCCGCCGGACGAGCGCGCCGCCAAGGGCGTGTTCCTGGCCTTCCAGTATCCGATGGAGGTGCCGGGCGTCGCCACCATGACGTTCCTCAAGACGGCGATGAACGCCCAGCGCAAGCATCGCGGCGAGCCCGAACTGACCACGCCGGACTTCATGAAGCTGGTGAAGGCGGAGGCCGACGCGCTGTTCATCAAGCAGGAGATGCTGCGCCGGCCGGTCAATGTCGGCTTCTCCGGCGGCGAGAAGAAGCGCAACGAGATTTTGCAGATGGCGCTGCTTCAGCCGAAGCTCGCCATTCTCGATGAGACCGACTCCGGCCTTGACATCGACGCGTTGCGCATCGTGTCGGAGGGGGTCAACCGGCTGCGCCGGGCCGACCGCTCGTTCATCGTCATCACTCACTATCAGCGCCTGCTCAATCACATCGTGCCGGACACCGTGCATGTGATGTCGAAGGGCCGCATCGTGCGCTCCGGCGGCAAGGAGCTGGCGCTGGAGCTCGAAGCCAACGGCTATCGCGACTACCAGGACGCGGCATAG
- the sufD gene encoding Fe-S cluster assembly protein SufD, whose amino-acid sequence MTDMTPIKTPAEQALSRAFGLAAPTLPGDASVKELRASAFGAFEAAGLPHRRVEDWKYTDLRVLMREAKPLAAPPNADDIAAAKDAGAAFAAAGARRLVLVNGSFVAELSDLASLEVGLTILPLARVLGEGQPLSSRLGRLAPKGNAAVDLNTAFMADGVVVHVAAGTKIERPLLIVSRHVGAATADVMRSLVVVEDGAALTLIESFEGPDGVDYQTNSALELSVGKLASVELIRHQAEGDGALHLHTLMAEAAAHASLKGCTLTTGAAVSRQQVALALNGDHISAGLRGTSLLRGRQHGDTTLLVEHKGTHCESRELFRTVLDGESHGVFQGKIIVESQAQKTDGRMASNALILAEGAEMDNKPELEIYADDVQCGHGATVGALDEELLFYLEARGIPEAAAAALLIQSFVGEIIDQVENEAVRAALMDGVGRWLAQRAGTPQARD is encoded by the coding sequence ATGACGGACATGACCCCCATCAAGACGCCGGCCGAGCAGGCCCTGTCTCGCGCTTTCGGGCTGGCGGCGCCGACGCTGCCGGGCGATGCGAGCGTGAAGGAGCTGCGCGCCAGCGCGTTCGGCGCGTTCGAGGCTGCGGGCCTGCCGCACCGCCGCGTCGAGGACTGGAAATACACCGACCTGCGCGTGCTGATGCGCGAGGCGAAGCCGCTCGCCGCGCCGCCGAACGCCGATGACATCGCCGCGGCCAAGGATGCCGGCGCGGCATTCGCCGCAGCTGGTGCCCGCCGGCTGGTGCTGGTCAATGGCAGCTTCGTCGCTGAACTCTCCGATCTCGCCAGCCTCGAAGTGGGATTGACGATCCTGCCGCTGGCGCGCGTGCTCGGCGAAGGCCAGCCCTTGAGCTCCCGGCTGGGCCGGCTTGCGCCCAAGGGTAATGCCGCGGTCGATCTCAACACCGCCTTCATGGCCGATGGCGTCGTCGTGCATGTTGCGGCGGGGACGAAGATCGAGCGGCCGCTGCTCATCGTCAGCCGTCATGTCGGCGCCGCCACCGCCGATGTTATGCGCAGCCTCGTCGTGGTCGAGGATGGCGCCGCGCTGACTTTGATCGAGAGCTTCGAGGGGCCGGACGGCGTTGATTACCAGACCAACAGCGCGCTTGAACTGTCGGTTGGCAAGCTTGCCTCGGTCGAGTTGATCCGCCATCAGGCGGAAGGCGACGGCGCGCTGCATCTGCACACGCTGATGGCGGAAGCCGCGGCGCACGCGAGCCTCAAGGGCTGCACGCTCACCACCGGCGCGGCGGTGTCGCGCCAGCAGGTGGCGCTGGCACTGAACGGCGATCATATCAGTGCGGGCCTGCGCGGCACGTCGCTGCTGCGCGGCCGTCAGCATGGCGACACCACGCTGCTCGTCGAGCACAAGGGAACGCACTGCGAAAGCCGCGAGCTGTTCCGCACCGTGCTCGATGGCGAGTCCCACGGCGTGTTCCAGGGCAAGATCATCGTCGAGTCCCAGGCCCAGAAGACCGACGGCCGCATGGCCTCCAACGCGCTCATCCTGGCCGAGGGCGCGGAGATGGACAACAAGCCCGAGCTTGAGATCTATGCCGACGACGTGCAGTGCGGCCATGGTGCCACGGTCGGCGCGCTCGACGAGGAGTTGTTGTTCTATCTCGAGGCGCGCGGTATTCCCGAGGCTGCGGCCGCGGCGCTGCTGATCCAGTCCTTCGTCGGCGAGATCATCGATCAGGTCGAGAACGAGGCGGTGCGCGCCGCGCTGATGGATGGCGTGGGGCGCTGGCTGGCGCAGCGCGCCGGCACACCGCAGGCGCGCGACTGA
- a CDS encoding HesB/IscA family protein — MNVRPRLPVLRLTDRAAAQVRNIVEAAETPVAGLRVGVKQGGCAGMSYTVDYATEIRPGDEVVEQGGVKVVVDPSAIMFLLGAEMDYKTDKLSAQFVFNNPNETASCGCGESVSLKPAEERSAA, encoded by the coding sequence ATGAATGTCCGCCCGCGTTTGCCGGTTCTGCGTCTCACCGATCGCGCCGCGGCGCAGGTGAGGAACATCGTGGAGGCCGCCGAGACCCCGGTCGCCGGCCTGCGCGTCGGCGTCAAGCAGGGCGGATGCGCCGGCATGTCCTACACGGTCGATTACGCCACCGAGATCCGGCCGGGCGACGAGGTGGTGGAGCAGGGGGGCGTCAAGGTGGTGGTCGACCCCAGCGCCATCATGTTCCTGCTCGGTGCCGAGATGGACTACAAGACCGACAAGCTGTCGGCGCAGTTCGTGTTCAACAATCCCAACGAGACGGCGTCGTGCGGTTGCGGTGAATCGGTGTCGCTGAAGCCGGCCGAGGAACGCTCCGCCGCCTGA